In Aliarcobacter faecis, a genomic segment contains:
- the xseA gene encoding exodeoxyribonuclease VII large subunit — MNAISVSTLNTQIKSLLETTFMQVLVSGEISNLVFHSSGHIYFSIKDESSTISCVMFKGNTKYLKFQLENGQKVVISASITVFVPRGNYQLLCTKIEPDGIGSLALAFEQLKTKLQAKGYFEASIKKSLPKYPKKIAIITSPTGAAIEDMKKVASSRWSLCELILIPTLVQGNGSIEDISKNIKFADSLNCDIIVVGRGGGSIEDLWAFNSEEVATAIYEAKTPIISAVGHEIDYLISDFVADIRAATPSNAMEIALPDRNEHLLYLASFMNEFDNRLKNIFLAKENELNSMKKLFVQNSIDSKFSFIESQIKILKEGFNRTFSQKLQIFQNTIDSLKENYILNNPKNKDKIGFVQISKENKIISLESLKIDDVLELQSAKTIASCKIISLKKQK; from the coding sequence TCTTTTAGAGACAACTTTTATGCAAGTTTTAGTCTCTGGAGAAATTTCAAATCTTGTATTTCATAGCTCTGGACATATTTATTTTTCAATAAAAGATGAAAGTTCTACAATATCTTGTGTTATGTTTAAAGGAAATACAAAATATCTTAAATTTCAGCTTGAAAATGGACAAAAAGTAGTTATAAGTGCAAGTATTACAGTTTTTGTTCCAAGAGGAAATTATCAACTCCTTTGTACAAAAATAGAACCAGATGGAATTGGAAGTTTAGCTTTAGCTTTTGAGCAACTTAAAACAAAACTTCAAGCAAAGGGCTATTTTGAAGCAAGTATTAAAAAATCTCTTCCAAAATATCCAAAAAAAATAGCTATTATTACAAGCCCTACAGGAGCTGCAATAGAAGATATGAAAAAAGTTGCAAGTTCTAGATGGAGTTTATGTGAATTAATTTTAATTCCTACATTAGTTCAGGGAAATGGAAGTATAGAAGATATTTCAAAAAATATAAAGTTTGCTGATAGTTTAAATTGTGATATTATTGTTGTAGGACGAGGTGGTGGAAGTATTGAGGATTTGTGGGCATTTAATAGTGAAGAAGTTGCAACAGCTATTTATGAAGCTAAAACGCCAATTATTTCAGCAGTTGGGCACGAAATAGATTATTTAATTTCTGATTTTGTAGCAGATATTCGTGCTGCAACTCCTTCAAATGCTATGGAAATAGCACTTCCTGATAGAAATGAGCATCTTTTATATTTAGCTTCATTTATGAATGAGTTTGATAATAGGTTAAAAAATATTTTTTTAGCAAAAGAAAATGAATTAAATTCTATGAAAAAGCTATTTGTACAAAACTCTATTGATTCAAAATTTAGTTTTATAGAGAGTCAAATTAAAATTTTAAAAGAGGGGTTTAATAGAACTTTTTCTCAAAAATTGCAGATATTTCAAAACACTATAGATAGTTTAAAAGAGAACTATATTCTAAATAATCCAAAAAATAAAGATAAAATAGGTTTTGTTCAGATCTCTAAAGAGAATAAAATAATTTCTTTAGAAAGCTTGAAAATAGATGATGTTTTAGAACTTCAATCAGCAAAAACTATTGCAAGTTGTAAAATAATAAGTTTAAAAAAACAAAAATAG
- a CDS encoding chemotaxis protein CheW, translating to MENKETKVTNSSNITEFMTFELGAMKYAIELPKIKEILTYPDNITTLPNTENWVKGLINSRGEVVPILDIRIKFHTGEIVYNESTTIITVITEDKRMIGIVVDKVDDVQKLDTGLLATVSEMGSGIPAKYLKGFIRLDNNQMLVIMDIEKVVAKSELED from the coding sequence ATGGAAAATAAAGAGACAAAAGTTACAAATTCGTCAAATATAACTGAATTTATGACATTTGAACTTGGTGCGATGAAATATGCAATAGAACTTCCAAAAATAAAAGAGATATTAACTTATCCTGATAATATTACAACTTTACCAAACACTGAAAATTGGGTAAAAGGGTTAATTAACTCAAGAGGAGAAGTTGTTCCTATCTTAGATATAAGAATAAAGTTTCATACAGGAGAGATTGTTTATAATGAAAGCACAACAATTATTACTGTTATAACTGAAGATAAAAGAATGATTGGAATTGTTGTTGATAAAGTTGATGATGTACAAAAACTTGATACTGGACTTTTAGCTACTGTCTCAGAAATGGGTTCAGGGATTCCTGCAAAATATTTAAAAGGTTTTATTAGACTTGATAATAATCAGATGCTAGTAATTATGGATATTGAAAAAGTTGTAGCAAAAAGTGAACTTGAAGATTAA
- a CDS encoding response regulator: MNINSELLKKYTLLYVEDDDVIRTELSSLLENFFKSVIVVPNGKEGLRTYLTNQDNIDIILSDINMPELNGIDMVKKIREIKDDVPVVFATAHSDSDFLIEAIKLRVKEYIVKPLDIKKLLIFIEDIAKTLEFERVLNKQREELLKFKNILDTNNLLLKLDNNFKIIYVNKLFCKTLGYKKEDLLGQELNSLRHNNSAKKLFEDIYKKLLNKESWDGNLKIKRKDETILDTKSNIIPDLDDNLNIQGIILVAYDTTKEQELKRQMQLALIKEKSLNLQKIKEQNLEQDSFINEIKQELEDTKKELNLFKQQNNNQKVKDNTIKNFEDEKEVLNQRIKYLEAEIDRLNEMLLNNDSSEILKEKLEYWEQRSKQESEKLEILEKSIIANVEPAIIEKIFN, encoded by the coding sequence ATGAATATAAATAGTGAACTACTTAAAAAATATACTCTTTTATATGTTGAAGATGATGATGTAATAAGAACAGAATTATCTTCACTTTTAGAAAACTTCTTTAAATCAGTAATAGTTGTCCCAAATGGTAAAGAAGGGCTTAGAACATACCTTACTAATCAAGATAATATAGATATTATTTTAAGCGATATTAATATGCCAGAGTTAAATGGTATTGATATGGTTAAAAAGATAAGAGAGATAAAAGATGATGTTCCTGTTGTTTTTGCTACAGCTCATTCAGATAGTGATTTTTTAATAGAAGCTATTAAACTAAGAGTAAAAGAGTATATTGTAAAACCACTTGATATAAAAAAACTTCTAATTTTTATTGAAGATATTGCTAAAACTTTAGAATTTGAAAGAGTTTTAAATAAACAAAGAGAAGAGCTTCTAAAATTTAAAAATATATTAGATACAAATAATCTACTTCTAAAACTTGATAATAATTTTAAAATTATATATGTAAATAAGTTATTTTGTAAAACATTAGGGTATAAAAAAGAGGATTTATTAGGGCAAGAGTTAAATAGTTTAAGACATAATAATAGTGCAAAAAAACTTTTTGAAGATATTTATAAAAAGCTTTTAAATAAAGAGTCATGGGATGGAAATTTAAAAATAAAAAGAAAAGATGAAACTATTTTAGATACAAAAAGCAATATTATCCCTGATTTAGATGATAATTTAAATATACAAGGTATTATTTTAGTAGCTTATGATACTACAAAAGAACAAGAACTAAAAAGACAGATGCAATTAGCTTTAATCAAAGAAAAAAGTTTAAATTTACAAAAAATAAAAGAGCAAAACTTAGAACAAGATAGTTTTATAAATGAGATAAAACAGGAGCTTGAAGATACAAAAAAAGAGTTAAATCTTTTTAAACAACAAAATAATAATCAAAAAGTAAAAGATAATACAATAAAAAATTTTGAAGATGAAAAAGAAGTTTTAAATCAGCGTATAAAGTACCTTGAGGCAGAAATAGATAGATTAAATGAAATGCTTTTAAATAATGATTCAAGTGAGATTTTAAAAGAAAAGCTTGAATATTGGGAACAAAGATCAAAGCAAGAAAGTGAAAAACTAGAGATTTTAGAAAAATCTATAATTGCAAATGTTGAACCTGCAATTATAGAGAAGATTTTTAATTAA
- a CDS encoding peptidylprolyl isomerase, with protein MQKILFLFFSFVIILFANENIEKNPVAVFDTNKGIIKVELKPKMAPKAVENFITHSKNGYYNGQIFHRVIKGFMIQGGDPTGTGMGGESIWKKDFEDEFAPNAVFDKPFILAMANKGKNTNGSQFFITTVPTYWLNGMHTIFGYVIDGTNIVKDIENVPTSGKYGGDKPIDDVVINKIIIEE; from the coding sequence ATGCAAAAAATATTATTTCTCTTTTTCTCTTTTGTAATTATTTTATTTGCAAATGAAAATATAGAAAAAAATCCAGTTGCAGTTTTTGATACAAACAAAGGTATCATAAAAGTTGAACTAAAACCAAAAATGGCTCCAAAAGCAGTAGAAAATTTCATAACTCACTCAAAAAATGGCTATTACAATGGACAAATTTTTCATAGAGTTATAAAAGGATTTATGATACAAGGTGGTGATCCAACAGGAACTGGAATGGGTGGAGAATCTATTTGGAAGAAAGATTTTGAAGATGAATTTGCACCAAATGCCGTTTTTGATAAACCATTTATTTTAGCTATGGCAAATAAAGGGAAAAATACAAATGGTAGTCAATTTTTCATAACAACAGTTCCAACTTATTGGTTAAATGGAATGCACACAATTTTTGGATATGTAATTGATGGAACAAATATTGTAAAAGATATTGAAAATGTACCTACATCTGGAAAATATGGTGGAGATAAACCAATAGATGATGTAGTTATAAATAAAATAATAATAGAAGAGTAA
- the panD gene encoding aspartate 1-decarboxylase translates to MTFEMLYSKIHRATVSDANLNYVGSITIDEELMLASNLRVGQKVDIVNINNGERFQTYVIKGKFGKKDMCLNGAAARKVAIGDKIIVIAYATYNEEELKNYKPTVVLVDDKNNIELITNELVGSDYV, encoded by the coding sequence ATGACTTTTGAAATGTTATACAGCAAAATTCACAGAGCCACTGTTAGTGATGCAAATTTGAACTATGTTGGCTCAATAACTATTGATGAAGAACTAATGCTTGCATCGAATTTACGAGTTGGGCAAAAAGTTGATATTGTAAATATAAATAATGGTGAGAGATTTCAAACCTATGTAATAAAAGGTAAGTTTGGAAAAAAAGATATGTGTTTAAATGGAGCAGCTGCTAGAAAAGTTGCTATTGGAGATAAAATAATTGTAATTGCTTATGCAACTTATAATGAAGAAGAACTAAAAAATTATAAACCAACTGTTGTATTGGTTGATGATAAAAATAATATTGAGCTTATTACAAATGAGCTAGTGGGAAGTGATTATGTTTGA
- a CDS encoding YbaB/EbfC family nucleoid-associated protein produces MFDGIDLKNLNLGDMINKFQDMAKEQEEKNASTLFTAKAGGGMVEISINGNSEVVDLKIDDSLLEDKDSLQILLISCMNDIIKQSEENKKRMAMSLMGNLGNFGQK; encoded by the coding sequence ATGTTTGATGGAATTGATTTAAAAAACTTAAATCTTGGGGATATGATAAATAAGTTTCAAGATATGGCAAAAGAGCAAGAAGAAAAAAATGCTTCAACTCTATTTACAGCAAAAGCTGGTGGTGGAATGGTAGAAATTTCAATAAATGGAAATTCTGAAGTTGTTGATTTAAAAATAGATGACTCTTTACTTGAAGATAAGGACTCTTTACAAATTTTATTAATTTCTTGTATGAATGATATTATAAAACAAAGTGAAGAAAACAAAAAAAGAATGGCTATGAGTCTAATGGGAAATCTAGGGAATTTTGGTCAAAAATAG
- a CDS encoding polyprenyl synthetase family protein, which produces MNELLKKFEDYLTNNLPKIDTFHPHFQNAMSEMLKAGGKRFRPMLLLSVVKSKKPLLIENSLKVALAVEFLHTYSLIHDDLPAMDNASLRRGFPTLHTKYDEVTAILVGDALNSESFNLIASSSFHNDVKIELIKLLAHNGGLNGMIIGQAIDCHFEKQKLELEKLKFLHTNKTAKLIASSLKMGAVIANYSEKIQEELYSFGLDLGLLFQIQDDIIDELESSEIAGKTTQNDSSKNSFVNLLGLEGAKNSADILAKKCLDILDSFDENLRNSLEELLVTYINRHKKFNS; this is translated from the coding sequence ATGAATGAACTTTTGAAAAAATTTGAAGATTATTTAACAAATAATCTTCCTAAAATTGATACTTTTCACCCACATTTTCAAAATGCTATGTCTGAAATGTTAAAAGCAGGTGGAAAGAGATTTAGACCAATGTTACTTTTAAGTGTTGTAAAATCAAAGAAACCTCTTTTAATTGAGAATAGTTTAAAAGTGGCTCTTGCTGTTGAGTTTTTACATACATATTCATTAATTCATGATGATTTACCAGCTATGGATAATGCAAGTTTGCGAAGAGGTTTTCCAACTCTTCATACTAAATATGACGAAGTTACGGCTATTTTAGTTGGAGATGCATTAAATAGTGAGAGTTTTAATCTAATTGCAAGTTCATCTTTTCATAATGATGTAAAAATAGAATTAATCAAACTTTTGGCACATAATGGTGGATTAAATGGAATGATAATAGGACAAGCAATAGATTGCCATTTTGAGAAACAAAAATTAGAATTAGAAAAACTAAAGTTTTTACATACAAATAAAACAGCAAAATTAATAGCTTCTAGTCTTAAAATGGGTGCAGTAATTGCAAATTATAGTGAAAAAATACAAGAAGAGTTATATAGTTTTGGCTTGGATTTAGGTTTGCTTTTCCAAATCCAAGATGATATTATTGATGAACTTGAAAGTAGTGAAATAGCTGGAAAAACTACACAAAATGATAGTTCTAAAAACTCTTTTGTTAATTTATTAGGACTAGAGGGTGCAAAAAATAGTGCTGATATTTTGGCTAAAAAGTGTTTAGATATTTTAGATAGTTTTGATGAAAATTTAAGAAATTCTCTTGAAGAGTTATTAGTTACATATATAAATAGACATAAAAAATTCAACTCTTAG
- the groES gene encoding co-chaperone GroES, with product MNFKPLGERVLVERTEVENKTASGIIIPDNAKEKPQTAKIVAIGSKVEDVKVGDTIVFEQYRGTEIKLDGKDYLILNIENVIGVM from the coding sequence ATGAATTTTAAACCACTAGGTGAAAGAGTTCTAGTAGAAAGAACTGAAGTAGAGAATAAAACTGCAAGTGGAATTATAATTCCTGATAATGCAAAAGAGAAGCCACAAACTGCAAAAATTGTAGCTATTGGAAGTAAAGTTGAAGATGTAAAAGTAGGAGACACTATAGTGTTTGAACAATATAGAGGAACTGAAATTAAATTAGACGGAAAAGATTATCTTATTTTAAATATTGAAAATGTTATAGGAGTTATGTAA
- the groL gene encoding chaperonin GroEL (60 kDa chaperone family; promotes refolding of misfolded polypeptides especially under stressful conditions; forms two stacked rings of heptamers to form a barrel-shaped 14mer; ends can be capped by GroES; misfolded proteins enter the barrel where they are refolded when GroES binds): MSKEIIFSDSARNRLYAGVEKLADAVKVTMGPRGRNVLLQKSFGAPTITKDGVSVAREIELKDTIENMGAQLVKEVASKTADEAGDGTTTATVLAHSIFKEGLRNVTAGANPISLKRGMDKATEAILAELKKASKVVANKTEIEQVATISANSDSAIGKMIAEAMEKVGKDGVITVEEAKGISDELDVVEGMQFDRGYLSPYFVTNPEKMTTEFNNPFILLYDKKISSLKELLPILEGVNKAGRPLLIIAEDVDGEALATLVVNRLRGALQIAAVKAPGFGDRRKAMLEDIAVLTGATVISEELGMKLETTDLSALGVATKIVIDKDNTTIVDGNGSKEAVLGRVNQIRAEISNTTSDYDREKLQERLAKLSGGVAVIKVGAATETEMKEKKDRVDDALSATRAAVEEGIVIGGGAALIRAAAKVKLDLCGDEQIGANIVLRAIKAPLKQIALNAGYDAGVVANEVEKSSNDNLGFNAATGEYVDMFEAGIVDPAKVERVAMQNAVSVASLLLTTEATVTEIKEDKAPAMPDMSGMGGMPGMM, from the coding sequence ATGAGTAAAGAGATTATATTTAGTGATAGTGCAAGAAATAGATTATATGCAGGTGTTGAAAAACTAGCAGATGCAGTAAAAGTTACAATGGGACCAAGAGGAAGAAATGTACTACTTCAAAAATCTTTTGGTGCACCAACTATTACAAAAGATGGTGTAAGTGTTGCTAGAGAGATTGAGTTAAAAGATACTATAGAAAATATGGGAGCACAATTAGTTAAAGAAGTTGCTAGTAAAACTGCTGATGAGGCTGGTGATGGAACAACAACTGCAACAGTTTTAGCTCACTCAATTTTTAAAGAGGGTCTTAGAAATGTAACAGCTGGAGCAAATCCAATCTCTTTAAAAAGAGGAATGGATAAAGCAACAGAAGCTATTTTAGCAGAGTTAAAAAAAGCTTCAAAAGTTGTTGCAAATAAAACAGAAATTGAACAAGTTGCTACAATTTCAGCAAATTCTGATAGTGCAATTGGAAAAATGATTGCTGAAGCTATGGAAAAAGTAGGAAAAGATGGAGTTATTACTGTTGAAGAAGCAAAAGGTATCTCTGATGAACTTGATGTTGTAGAGGGAATGCAGTTTGATAGAGGATATTTAAGTCCATATTTTGTTACAAATCCTGAAAAAATGACAACAGAGTTTAATAATCCATTTATTTTACTTTATGATAAAAAAATCTCTTCATTAAAAGAGCTTTTACCAATTTTAGAAGGTGTAAATAAAGCAGGAAGACCACTTTTAATTATTGCTGAAGATGTTGATGGTGAGGCATTAGCTACATTAGTAGTAAATAGATTAAGAGGTGCATTACAAATTGCTGCTGTTAAAGCTCCTGGATTTGGAGATAGAAGAAAAGCAATGCTTGAAGATATTGCAGTTTTAACAGGTGCAACAGTTATATCTGAAGAGCTTGGAATGAAACTTGAAACTACTGATTTAAGTGCTTTAGGAGTTGCTACTAAAATAGTAATTGATAAAGATAATACTACAATAGTTGATGGAAATGGTAGCAAAGAAGCAGTTTTAGGAAGAGTAAATCAAATAAGAGCTGAAATTTCTAATACAACAAGTGATTATGATAGAGAAAAACTTCAAGAAAGACTTGCAAAACTTAGTGGTGGAGTTGCTGTTATCAAAGTTGGAGCTGCAACAGAGACTGAAATGAAAGAGAAAAAAGATAGAGTTGATGATGCACTTAGTGCTACAAGAGCTGCTGTTGAAGAGGGAATTGTAATTGGTGGAGGAGCTGCACTTATAAGAGCTGCTGCCAAAGTAAAACTTGATTTATGTGGTGATGAACAAATTGGGGCAAATATTGTTTTAAGAGCTATTAAAGCACCATTAAAACAAATTGCATTAAATGCTGGGTATGATGCTGGTGTTGTAGCAAATGAAGTTGAAAAATCTAGTAATGATAATTTAGGATTTAATGCAGCAACAGGTGAATATGTAGATATGTTTGAAGCAGGGATTGTTGATCCAGCAAAAGTTGAAAGAGTTGCTATGCAAAATGCAGTTTCAGTTGCTTCACTTCTACTTACAACAGAAGCAACAGTTACAGAGATAAAAGAGGACAAAGCTCCTGCAATGCCAGATATGAGTGGTATGGGTGGTATGCCTGGAATGATGTAA
- a CDS encoding YkgJ family cysteine cluster protein, whose amino-acid sequence MKNFVKLENRELYFGNCKNCEARCCKGSFGTLYSQILKEEFEEVYKNFPILFIFGSLNFIKPIILLSNGFDSCPYLEKNICTIYENRPNVCKTYPLSPNLDNQIYIDNSCPEIFKGENILDIKNEIFIEYQKKYIDTHFEFEKLKPKDFEEQFSIKGMKFYRYIGDENSSFLNYHKLSLENLKKFII is encoded by the coding sequence ATGAAAAATTTTGTAAAATTAGAAAATAGAGAACTATATTTTGGAAATTGTAAAAATTGTGAAGCAAGATGCTGTAAAGGAAGTTTTGGAACACTTTATTCACAAATTTTAAAAGAGGAGTTTGAAGAGGTTTATAAAAACTTTCCTATTTTATTTATATTTGGTTCTTTAAACTTCATAAAACCTATAATTTTACTTTCAAATGGATTTGATAGTTGTCCATATTTAGAAAAGAACATTTGTACAATCTATGAAAATCGTCCAAATGTTTGTAAAACCTATCCACTAAGTCCAAATTTAGATAATCAAATATATATTGACAACTCTTGCCCTGAAATCTTTAAGGGTGAAAATATTTTGGATATAAAAAATGAGATTTTTATAGAGTATCAAAAAAAATATATAGACACTCACTTTGAGTTTGAAAAGCTAAAACCAAAAGATTTTGAAGAACAGTTTTCTATAAAAGGTATGAAATTTTATAGATATATTGGAGATGAAAACTCAAGTTTTCTAAATTATCATAAACTCTCACTTGAAAATCTAAAAAAATTTATAATTTAG
- a CDS encoding response regulator transcription factor, which yields MKNIQKSKTDTFLTQLNYNGSMKILIIEDDIQLNTTITNFLNYKGFETTSVEDGEEALIYIDKNFYDLYIIDINIPKISGLEVLKYIRQKDLTTPIIIITASLELENLKIAYKNGCDEYIKKPFYLEELEIKIDKFCSQSDKKECIKISDNIFYDIDCEELRINEEIKRLRKKEKRLLTILLQNINKTVLTETLENYVWENEIKDSYPLRQLVNDLRKYFDAEGKFIFSEVGIGYRFEVKKS from the coding sequence ATGAAAAATATACAAAAATCAAAAACTGACACTTTTCTGACACAACTTAACTATAATGGTAGTATGAAGATTTTAATTATAGAAGATGATATTCAGCTGAATACCACAATTACAAACTTTTTGAACTATAAAGGATTTGAAACTACATCAGTTGAAGATGGAGAAGAAGCTTTGATTTATATTGATAAGAATTTTTATGATTTGTATATTATAGATATAAATATTCCAAAAATTTCTGGTTTAGAGGTTTTAAAGTATATTAGGCAAAAAGATTTAACAACACCAATTATTATAATTACAGCTTCTTTAGAGCTTGAGAATTTAAAAATTGCATATAAAAATGGTTGTGATGAGTATATTAAAAAACCATTTTATCTTGAAGAGTTAGAGATAAAAATAGATAAATTTTGTAGTCAAAGTGATAAAAAAGAGTGTATTAAAATTTCAGATAATATTTTTTATGATATAGATTGTGAAGAGTTGAGGATTAATGAAGAGATAAAAAGGCTTAGAAAAAAAGAGAAAAGACTTTTGACAATTTTGTTACAAAATATAAATAAAACGGTTTTAACTGAAACTTTAGAGAATTATGTTTGGGAGAATGAGATAAAAGATTCTTATCCTTTAAGACAACTTGTAAATGATTTACGAAAATATTTTGATGCAGAAGGAAAATTCATTTTTTCCGAGGTTGGAATTGGTTATAGATTTGAAGTAAAAAAGAGTTAA
- a CDS encoding sensor histidine kinase → MKLRYQLYLFLLFLSTILFLVLTLNYISYKNQYEKDLKNFVNSEIRLHKKAILSSIQTRDSGFEQEKELFFNISKDALDLLKKDKNLNLGALKSVLRSKYNLKGFDFELYLIDNSYKVYRTTYKKDLNFDLKNIKDAKNFLDKSSDGNIYFSKFIISDPLSLEYKLYSYAKISDGDYLQISFINNQISNTSMTSLVQNLKSASTVKVYNVFKNQNGFSYYNLLKGIETDTKEKFFKSLEIIDKDEIFKNSIIHSGINFIEIEELEDNILTITTPIFDKNMFTILGYENVVIELKIDLSQKIEFMNDIKKLFISSLIVIFFILLLIFTFIQNRFTKPIESILKSIKESKKVDEELLNYNNELSEIANKYNILYDKFSKELESNNNLLKENKKFIADTVHQIRTPLTNIMMNGEMIKKFQKDKSMDVFIEQIDASINMLSNSYEDLAYLITSNSIEYKPKNIDLTKALKDRIKFFTTISKVNFKIIKEKLEDDIFININDIELERLIDNNLSNAIKYAFKDKDIHIILRKEYDFAILEFISFGNEIKNKKKIFHKNYREDEAKRGLGLGLFMVSNICNKYDIKYEVSYKEGQNIFKYILKIENI, encoded by the coding sequence ATGAAATTAAGGTATCAGTTATATCTTTTTTTACTTTTTTTATCTACTATTTTATTTTTAGTTTTAACTTTAAATTATATCTCTTATAAAAATCAATATGAAAAAGATTTAAAAAACTTTGTTAATAGTGAAATAAGGTTACATAAAAAGGCAATTTTATCTTCAATTCAAACTAGAGATAGTGGTTTTGAACAAGAAAAAGAGCTTTTTTTTAATATTTCTAAAGATGCTTTAGATTTATTAAAAAAAGATAAGAACTTAAATTTAGGTGCTTTAAAAAGTGTTTTACGTTCGAAATATAATTTAAAAGGTTTTGATTTTGAACTATATTTAATAGATAATTCTTATAAGGTTTATAGAACTACATATAAAAAAGATTTGAATTTTGATTTAAAAAATATAAAAGATGCCAAAAATTTTTTAGATAAGAGTTCAGATGGAAATATATACTTTTCAAAATTTATTATTAGTGATCCTCTTAGTTTAGAATATAAACTATACTCTTATGCCAAAATTTCAGATGGAGATTATTTACAAATATCTTTTATAAATAATCAAATATCAAATACTTCAATGACCTCTCTTGTTCAAAATTTGAAATCAGCAAGTACTGTAAAAGTTTATAATGTTTTTAAAAATCAAAATGGTTTTTCATATTATAATTTGTTAAAAGGTATAGAAACTGATACTAAAGAGAAGTTTTTTAAATCTTTGGAAATTATAGATAAAGATGAGATTTTTAAAAATAGTATTATTCATTCAGGAATAAATTTTATAGAGATTGAAGAGTTAGAAGATAATATCTTAACTATAACTACCCCTATATTTGATAAAAATATGTTTACTATTTTAGGATATGAAAATGTTGTAATAGAGCTAAAAATAGATTTAAGTCAAAAAATAGAGTTTATGAATGATATAAAAAAACTTTTTATAAGCTCTTTAATTGTTATTTTTTTTATTTTGCTACTAATTTTTACATTTATTCAAAATAGATTTACAAAACCAATTGAATCTATTCTAAAGAGTATAAAAGAGTCAAAGAAAGTTGATGAAGAGCTTTTAAATTATAATAATGAATTATCAGAAATAGCAAATAAATATAATATCTTATATGATAAATTTTCAAAAGAGTTAGAGTCAAATAATAATCTTTTAAAGGAAAATAAGAAATTTATTGCTGATACTGTGCATCAAATAAGAACACCTCTTACAAATATTATGATGAATGGAGAGATGATAAAAAAATTCCAAAAAGATAAATCTATGGATGTTTTTATTGAGCAAATTGATGCTTCAATTAATATGCTTTCAAACTCTTATGAAGATTTAGCATATTTAATAACTTCAAATTCAATAGAATATAAACCAAAAAATATAGATTTAACTAAAGCTTTAAAAGATAGAATAAAATTCTTTACTACTATTAGTAAGGTTAATTTTAAAATTATTAAAGAAAAATTAGAGGATGATATTTTTATAAATATAAATGATATAGAATTAGAAAGATTAATAGATAATAACCTTTCAAATGCAATAAAATATGCCTTTAAAGATAAAGATATACATATAATTTTAAGAAAAGAATATGATTTTGCTATTTTAGAATTTATAAGTTTTGGAAATGAGATAAAAAACAAAAAGAAAATCTTTCACAAAAATTATAGAGAGGATGAAGCTAAAAGAGGTTTAGGATTGGGGCTTTTTATGGTTAGTAATATTTGTAATAAATATGATATAAAATATGAAGTCTCATATAAAGAGGGACAAAATATATTTAAATATATTTTAAAAATAGAAAATATTTAA